One Camelina sativa cultivar DH55 chromosome 3, Cs, whole genome shotgun sequence genomic window carries:
- the LOC104763470 gene encoding type I inositol polyphosphate 5-phosphatase 13 isoform X2: MDSQPQVIMEDEDEEALSTLVPVPPRRKTQSFSLQFDQKPHHQIRKHSLDEVPRSATLGSDTVYFDSSDDEFSTAANIVSGDNAGDGNGGAEDYLIVNPPPNVGLGEDDTEPLPEFIGAGGGSGIFKVPVRAAVHPGRPPCLELRPHPLRETQTGKFLRNIACTETQLWAGQENGVRFWNLEDAYEAGCGISGQVRRGDEDTAPFHESVTTSPTMCLVADESNKLVWSGHKDGKIRAWNMIKQPSDASDDDHDDDDLNPFKERISWQAHRGPVNSIVISSYGDMWSCSEGGVIKIWPWDPLEKSLLLKQEEKHMAALLVERSAIDLRSQVTVNGTCSISSSEVKFLLADSVKAKVWAVQSLSFSIWDARSKDLLKVLNVEGQVENRVDMPPIQDQQVDDEMKLKFFSGSKREKPQGFLQRSRNAIMGAAGAVRRVATRSAGAFSEDTRKTEAIVLAVDGTIWTGSISGLIVQWDANGNRLRDVNHHQRPVLCFCTFGDRLYVGYASGYIQVLDSDGKLISSWVSHNEPVIKLAAGGGFIFSLATHGGVRGWYVTSPGPLDNIIRTELSQKETSYARQDNVRVLIGTWNVGQGRASHDALMSWLGSVTSDVGIVVVGLQEVEMGAGFLAMSAAKETVGLEGSAVGQWWIDAIGKALDEKKTFERMGSRQLAGLLISLWARKDIRTHVGDLDVAAVPCGFGRAIGNKGGVGLRIRVYDRIMCFVNCHLAAHLEAVNRRNADFNHIFRLMVFSRGQNLNNTAAAGVSTAAYTTKSNTIPSTGAEETKSDLAAADMVTFFGDFNYRLFGISYDEARDFISQRSFDWLRERDQLRAEMKVGKVFQGMREALITFPPTYKFERNRSGLGGYDSGEKKRIPAWCDRVIYRDTQSSPFSESNLQCPVVSSVIMYEACMDVTESDHKPVRCKFHATIAHVDKSVRRQELGKIVRSNEKILSIFEDLRLVPETTVSTNNIVLQSQDTVILTITNNSTTNKAIFNILCAGQAIVKDDGEDSDYNPRGSFGLPRWLEVSPAAGIIHPEGSVDVKVHHEDFHSLEEYVDGIPQNWWCEDTRDKEAILVVNIRGSCSTTLTSHSIKVRHCFSARVCLLENRPTNLTKNLGGSRRYPTDITRNGSTRPKTEDSVKRGKSR, from the exons ATGGATTCACAGCCACAGGTAATCAtggaagacgaagacgaagaggCATTGTCCACGCTCGTCCCTGTTCCGCCGCGGCGAAAGACGCAGTCTTTTAGCTTACAGTTCGATCAAAAGCCTCACCACCAGATCCGCAAACACAGCCTCGACGAGGTTCCTAGATCCGCCACTTTAGGATCCGACACCGTTTATTTCGACTCCTCCGACGACGAATTCTCCACCGCGGCTAACATCGTTAGCGGAGATAACGCCGGCGATGGaaacg GAGGAGCTGAGGATTACCTCATCGTTAATCCTCCTCCTAATGTCGGTCTTGGGGAAGACGATACCGAGCCTTTGCCGGAGTTCATCGGAGCGGGAGGCGGTTCCGGGATATTTAAGGTTCCGGTGCGTGCGGCGGTGCATCCCGGACGTCCGCCGTGTCTTGAACTGAGGCCGCATCCGTTGAGGGAGACGCAGACTGGGAAATTCTTGAGGAACATTGCTTGTACGGAGACGCAGCTTTGGGCTGGCCAAGAGAATGGTGTCAGGTTTTGGAATTTGGAAGATGCGTATGAGGCAGGGTGTGGGATTAGCGGCCAGGTACGCCGAGGGGATGAGGATACGGCCCCGTTTCATGAGTCTGTTACTACTTCTCCCACTATGTGTTTGGTCGCTGATGAAAGCAACAAGCTTGTGTGGAGTGGTCATAAGGATGGCAAAATCAGGGCTTGGAATATGATTAAGCAGCCTTCTGatgcttctgatgatgatcatgatgatgatgatttgaatCCTTTCAAGGAACGAATCTCGTGGCAAGCTCATCGTGGTCCTGTCAATTCCATTGTCATTAGCTCTTATG GTGATATGTGGTCATGTTCTGAAGGAGGTGTGATAAAAATTTGGCCTTGGGATCCATTAGAGAAATCTCTTCTGCTTAAACAGGAGGAGAAACACATGGCTGCGTTATTAGTGGAGAGGTCTGCTATTGACCTCAGGAGCCAAGTTACTGTCAATGGGACATGTAGCATATCTTCCTCAGAAGTCAAGTTTTTGTTAGCCGATTCAGTAAAAGCTAAAGTGTGGGCTGTGCAGTCACTCTCGTTTTCAATCTg GGATGCTCGGAGTAAAGACCTTCTGAAAGTTTTAAATGTTGAGGGGCAAGTTGAGAATCGTGTGGACATGCCACCCATTCAAGATCAACAAGTTGATGATGAGATGAAACTGAAATTTTTCTCTGgctcaaaaagagaaaaaccacAGGGCTTTCTGCAGCGATCACGTAATGCCATAATGGGAGCTGCAGGAGCTGTTCGCCGAGTCGCCACTAGAAGTGCAGGAGCGTTTTCAGAAGATACTAGGAAGACTGAGGCTATCGTGTTAGCTGTAGATGGAACAATTTGGACTGGAAGCATAAGTGGACTCATTGTTCAGTGGGATGCAAATGGAAACCGCTTGCGGGATGTGAATCACCATCAACGTCCTGTTTTGTGCTTTTGCACTTTTGGTGATCGACTATATGTGGGTTATGCAAGTGGCTACATCCAGGTCTTGGATTCCGACGGAAAGCTAATTTCAAGCTGGGTTTCACACAATGAGCCTGTGATTAAGCTAGCAGCAGGGGGTGGTTTCATTTTTAGTCTGGCCACTCATGGTGGAGTACGAGGATGGTATGTGACATCTCCAGGACCCCTGGACAATATAATCCGAACGGAATTGTCTCAGAAGGAAACTTCATATGCCAGACAAGACAATGTTAGAGTTTTAATTGGTACCTGGAATGTTGGTCAAGGACGGGCTTCACACGATGCACTTATGTCGTGGCTGGGCTCTGTCACTTCAGATGTGGGCATTGTTGTTGTCGGGTTGCAAGAGGTGGAGATGGGTGCAGGCTTCCTTGCTATGTCTGCTGCTAAAGAAACG GTTGGACTTGAAGGAAGTGCTGTGGGGCAGTGGTGGATTGATGCAATTGGAAAAGCACTTGATGAGAAGAAGACTTTCGAGCGTATGGGTTCAAGGCAGTTGGCAGGACTTCTGATATCTCTTTG GGCGAGGAAGGATATTAGAACACATGTTGGAGATCTTGATGTTGCAGCAGTTCCATGTGGCTTTGGCCGTGCCATTGGCAACAAA GGAGGTGTAGGTCTGAGAATCAGAGTTTATGACCGAATTATGTGCTTTGTGAATTGCCACTTGGCTGCACATTTGGAAGCAGTCAATCGCAGAAACGCAGATTTCAATCACATTTTTCGATTGATGGTGTTTTCCCGGGGACAAAATCTAAATAACACTGCAGCTG CTGGCGTGTCAACAGCAGCTTATACAACCAAGAGTAACACT ATTCCAAGCACCGGCGCTGAAGAAACCAAGTCTGATCTAGCAGCAGCAGACATGGTCACATTTTTTGGCGATTTCAACTATAGGCTGTTTGGTATATCCTATGATGAAGCAAGGGACTTCATTTCACAGAGATCTTTTGATTGGCTCAGAGAAAGAGACCAACTTAGAGCAGAGATGAAAGTTGGAAAAGTCTTCCAAGGAATGCGTGAGGCATTAATCACTTTCCCTCCCACGTACAAATTCGAAAGGAATCGCTCAGGCTTAGGAG GATATGATTCAGGTGAGAAAAAGCGAATTCCTGCATGGTGTGACAGagttatatatagagatacTCAATCCAGCCCATTCTCAGAGAGCAATTTGCAATGCCCTGTAGTCTCATCGGTTATAAT GTATGAAGCTTGCATGGATGTTACTGAGAGCGATCACAAACCCGTGCGCTGCAAATTTCATGCAACTATAGCTCACGTTGATAAATCTGTGCGGAGACAGGAGCTGGGGAAAATAGTAAGGTCTAATGAGAAGATACTATCCATTTTCGAAGATTTAAGATTGGTTCCAGAAACTACTGTGAGCACCAACAACATTGTTCTTCAGAGTCAGGACACAGTCATCCtaacaatcacaaacaattcAACCACGAACAAAGCCATTTTTAACATTCTATGCGCCGGACAAGCTATAGTaaaggatgatggagaagattctGACTATAATCCACGAGGCTCCTTTGGTCTGCCACGCTGGCTTGAG gTTTCGCCTGCAGCCGGGATAATACATCCGGAAGGATCTGTGGACGTGAAAGTTCATCATGAAGATTTTCACTCATTGGAGGAATATGTTGATGGCATCCCACAGAATTGGTGGTGCGAAGATACTCGAGATAAAGAAGCCATCCTGGTAGTGAACATTCGAGGAAGCTGTTCAACTACATTGACAAGCCACTCTATCAAAGTCCGTCACTGCTTCTCAGCCAGAGTATGCCTCCTTGAGAACAGACCCACAAACCTAACAAAGAACTTAGGCGGTTCACGTCGTTACCCAACAGATATTACCCGTAATGGAAGCACTAGACCAAAAACTGAAGACTCGGTTAAACGAGGTAAAAGCCGGTGA
- the LOC104763470 gene encoding type I inositol polyphosphate 5-phosphatase 13 isoform X1, translating to MDSQPQVIMEDEDEEALSTLVPVPPRRKTQSFSLQFDQKPHHQIRKHSLDEVPRSATLGSDTVYFDSSDDEFSTAANIVSGDNAGDGNGGAEDYLIVNPPPNVGLGEDDTEPLPEFIGAGGGSGIFKVPVRAAVHPGRPPCLELRPHPLRETQTGKFLRNIACTETQLWAGQENGVRFWNLEDAYEAGCGISGQVRRGDEDTAPFHESVTTSPTMCLVADESNKLVWSGHKDGKIRAWNMIKQPSDASDDDHDDDDLNPFKERISWQAHRGPVNSIVISSYGDMWSCSEGGVIKIWPWDPLEKSLLLKQEEKHMAALLVERSAIDLRSQVTVNGTCSISSSEVKFLLADSVKAKVWAVQSLSFSIWDARSKDLLKVLNVEGQVENRVDMPPIQDQQVDDEMKLKFFSGSKREKPQGFLQRSRNAIMGAAGAVRRVATRSAGAFSEDTRKTEAIVLAVDGTIWTGSISGLIVQWDANGNRLRDVNHHQRPVLCFCTFGDRLYVGYASGYIQVLDSDGKLISSWVSHNEPVIKLAAGGGFIFSLATHGGVRGWYVTSPGPLDNIIRTELSQKETSYARQDNVRVLIGTWNVGQGRASHDALMSWLGSVTSDVGIVVVGLQEVEMGAGFLAMSAAKETVGLEGSAVGQWWIDAIGKALDEKKTFERMGSRQLAGLLISLWARKDIRTHVGDLDVAAVPCGFGRAIGNKGGVGLRIRVYDRIMCFVNCHLAAHLEAVNRRNADFNHIFRLMVFSRGQNLNNTAAGMVPYLFLSCSLGFSTYLFWLLYSSGLPWALSLAAGVSTAAYTTKSNTIPSTGAEETKSDLAAADMVTFFGDFNYRLFGISYDEARDFISQRSFDWLRERDQLRAEMKVGKVFQGMREALITFPPTYKFERNRSGLGGYDSGEKKRIPAWCDRVIYRDTQSSPFSESNLQCPVVSSVIMYEACMDVTESDHKPVRCKFHATIAHVDKSVRRQELGKIVRSNEKILSIFEDLRLVPETTVSTNNIVLQSQDTVILTITNNSTTNKAIFNILCAGQAIVKDDGEDSDYNPRGSFGLPRWLEVSPAAGIIHPEGSVDVKVHHEDFHSLEEYVDGIPQNWWCEDTRDKEAILVVNIRGSCSTTLTSHSIKVRHCFSARVCLLENRPTNLTKNLGGSRRYPTDITRNGSTRPKTEDSVKRGKSR from the exons ATGGATTCACAGCCACAGGTAATCAtggaagacgaagacgaagaggCATTGTCCACGCTCGTCCCTGTTCCGCCGCGGCGAAAGACGCAGTCTTTTAGCTTACAGTTCGATCAAAAGCCTCACCACCAGATCCGCAAACACAGCCTCGACGAGGTTCCTAGATCCGCCACTTTAGGATCCGACACCGTTTATTTCGACTCCTCCGACGACGAATTCTCCACCGCGGCTAACATCGTTAGCGGAGATAACGCCGGCGATGGaaacg GAGGAGCTGAGGATTACCTCATCGTTAATCCTCCTCCTAATGTCGGTCTTGGGGAAGACGATACCGAGCCTTTGCCGGAGTTCATCGGAGCGGGAGGCGGTTCCGGGATATTTAAGGTTCCGGTGCGTGCGGCGGTGCATCCCGGACGTCCGCCGTGTCTTGAACTGAGGCCGCATCCGTTGAGGGAGACGCAGACTGGGAAATTCTTGAGGAACATTGCTTGTACGGAGACGCAGCTTTGGGCTGGCCAAGAGAATGGTGTCAGGTTTTGGAATTTGGAAGATGCGTATGAGGCAGGGTGTGGGATTAGCGGCCAGGTACGCCGAGGGGATGAGGATACGGCCCCGTTTCATGAGTCTGTTACTACTTCTCCCACTATGTGTTTGGTCGCTGATGAAAGCAACAAGCTTGTGTGGAGTGGTCATAAGGATGGCAAAATCAGGGCTTGGAATATGATTAAGCAGCCTTCTGatgcttctgatgatgatcatgatgatgatgatttgaatCCTTTCAAGGAACGAATCTCGTGGCAAGCTCATCGTGGTCCTGTCAATTCCATTGTCATTAGCTCTTATG GTGATATGTGGTCATGTTCTGAAGGAGGTGTGATAAAAATTTGGCCTTGGGATCCATTAGAGAAATCTCTTCTGCTTAAACAGGAGGAGAAACACATGGCTGCGTTATTAGTGGAGAGGTCTGCTATTGACCTCAGGAGCCAAGTTACTGTCAATGGGACATGTAGCATATCTTCCTCAGAAGTCAAGTTTTTGTTAGCCGATTCAGTAAAAGCTAAAGTGTGGGCTGTGCAGTCACTCTCGTTTTCAATCTg GGATGCTCGGAGTAAAGACCTTCTGAAAGTTTTAAATGTTGAGGGGCAAGTTGAGAATCGTGTGGACATGCCACCCATTCAAGATCAACAAGTTGATGATGAGATGAAACTGAAATTTTTCTCTGgctcaaaaagagaaaaaccacAGGGCTTTCTGCAGCGATCACGTAATGCCATAATGGGAGCTGCAGGAGCTGTTCGCCGAGTCGCCACTAGAAGTGCAGGAGCGTTTTCAGAAGATACTAGGAAGACTGAGGCTATCGTGTTAGCTGTAGATGGAACAATTTGGACTGGAAGCATAAGTGGACTCATTGTTCAGTGGGATGCAAATGGAAACCGCTTGCGGGATGTGAATCACCATCAACGTCCTGTTTTGTGCTTTTGCACTTTTGGTGATCGACTATATGTGGGTTATGCAAGTGGCTACATCCAGGTCTTGGATTCCGACGGAAAGCTAATTTCAAGCTGGGTTTCACACAATGAGCCTGTGATTAAGCTAGCAGCAGGGGGTGGTTTCATTTTTAGTCTGGCCACTCATGGTGGAGTACGAGGATGGTATGTGACATCTCCAGGACCCCTGGACAATATAATCCGAACGGAATTGTCTCAGAAGGAAACTTCATATGCCAGACAAGACAATGTTAGAGTTTTAATTGGTACCTGGAATGTTGGTCAAGGACGGGCTTCACACGATGCACTTATGTCGTGGCTGGGCTCTGTCACTTCAGATGTGGGCATTGTTGTTGTCGGGTTGCAAGAGGTGGAGATGGGTGCAGGCTTCCTTGCTATGTCTGCTGCTAAAGAAACG GTTGGACTTGAAGGAAGTGCTGTGGGGCAGTGGTGGATTGATGCAATTGGAAAAGCACTTGATGAGAAGAAGACTTTCGAGCGTATGGGTTCAAGGCAGTTGGCAGGACTTCTGATATCTCTTTG GGCGAGGAAGGATATTAGAACACATGTTGGAGATCTTGATGTTGCAGCAGTTCCATGTGGCTTTGGCCGTGCCATTGGCAACAAA GGAGGTGTAGGTCTGAGAATCAGAGTTTATGACCGAATTATGTGCTTTGTGAATTGCCACTTGGCTGCACATTTGGAAGCAGTCAATCGCAGAAACGCAGATTTCAATCACATTTTTCGATTGATGGTGTTTTCCCGGGGACAAAATCTAAATAACACTGCAGCTGGTATGGTGCCGTACCTGTTTTTGTCTTGCTCACTTGGCTTTTCCACATATTTATTTTGGCTACTTTATTCTTCTGGTTTGCCATGGGCCCTCTCTCTTGCAGCTGGCGTGTCAACAGCAGCTTATACAACCAAGAGTAACACT ATTCCAAGCACCGGCGCTGAAGAAACCAAGTCTGATCTAGCAGCAGCAGACATGGTCACATTTTTTGGCGATTTCAACTATAGGCTGTTTGGTATATCCTATGATGAAGCAAGGGACTTCATTTCACAGAGATCTTTTGATTGGCTCAGAGAAAGAGACCAACTTAGAGCAGAGATGAAAGTTGGAAAAGTCTTCCAAGGAATGCGTGAGGCATTAATCACTTTCCCTCCCACGTACAAATTCGAAAGGAATCGCTCAGGCTTAGGAG GATATGATTCAGGTGAGAAAAAGCGAATTCCTGCATGGTGTGACAGagttatatatagagatacTCAATCCAGCCCATTCTCAGAGAGCAATTTGCAATGCCCTGTAGTCTCATCGGTTATAAT GTATGAAGCTTGCATGGATGTTACTGAGAGCGATCACAAACCCGTGCGCTGCAAATTTCATGCAACTATAGCTCACGTTGATAAATCTGTGCGGAGACAGGAGCTGGGGAAAATAGTAAGGTCTAATGAGAAGATACTATCCATTTTCGAAGATTTAAGATTGGTTCCAGAAACTACTGTGAGCACCAACAACATTGTTCTTCAGAGTCAGGACACAGTCATCCtaacaatcacaaacaattcAACCACGAACAAAGCCATTTTTAACATTCTATGCGCCGGACAAGCTATAGTaaaggatgatggagaagattctGACTATAATCCACGAGGCTCCTTTGGTCTGCCACGCTGGCTTGAG gTTTCGCCTGCAGCCGGGATAATACATCCGGAAGGATCTGTGGACGTGAAAGTTCATCATGAAGATTTTCACTCATTGGAGGAATATGTTGATGGCATCCCACAGAATTGGTGGTGCGAAGATACTCGAGATAAAGAAGCCATCCTGGTAGTGAACATTCGAGGAAGCTGTTCAACTACATTGACAAGCCACTCTATCAAAGTCCGTCACTGCTTCTCAGCCAGAGTATGCCTCCTTGAGAACAGACCCACAAACCTAACAAAGAACTTAGGCGGTTCACGTCGTTACCCAACAGATATTACCCGTAATGGAAGCACTAGACCAAAAACTGAAGACTCGGTTAAACGAGGTAAAAGCCGGTGA
- the LOC104763495 gene encoding type I inositol polyphosphate 5-phosphatase 13-like — translation MLFAPFQIPSTGAEETKSDLAAADMVTFFGDFNYRLFGISYDEARDFISQRSFDWLRERDQLRAEMKVGKVFQGMREALITFPPTYKFERNRSGLGGYDSGEKKRIPAWCDRVIYRDTQSSPFSESNLQCPVVSSVIMYEACMDVTESDHKPVRCKFHATIAHVDKSVRRQELGKIVRSNEKILSIFEDLRLVPETTVSTNNIVLQSQDTVILTITNNSTTSKAIFNILCAGQAMVKDEGEDSDYNPRGSFGLPRWLEVSPAAGIIHPEGSVDVKVHHEDFHSLEEHVDGIPQNWWCEDTRDKEAILMVNIRGSCSTTLTSHSIKVRHCFSARVCLLENRPTNLTKNLGGSRRYPTDITRNGSTRSKTEDSVKRGKSR, via the exons ATGCTGTTTGCTCCTTTCCAGATTCCAAGCACCGGCGCTGAAGAAACCAAGTCTGATCTAGCAGCAGCAGACATGGTCACATTTTTTGGCGATTTCAACTATAGGCTGTTTGGTATATCCTATGATGAAGCAAGGGACTTCATTTCACAGAGATCCTTTGATTGGCTCAGAGAAAGAGACCAACTTAGAGCAGAGATGAAAGTTGGAAAAGTCTTCCAAGGAATGCGTGAGGCATTAATCACTTTCCCTCCCACGTACAAATTCGAAAGGAATCGCTCAGGCTTAGGAG GATATGATTCAGGTGAGAAAAAGCGAATTCCTGCATGGTGTGACAGagttatatatagagatacTCAATCCAGCCCATTCTCAGAGAGCAATTTGCAATGCCCTGTAGTCTCATCGGTTATAAT GTATGAAGCTTGCATGGATGTTACTGAGAGCGATCACAAACCCGTGCGCTGCAAATTTCATGCGACTATAGCTCACGTTGATAAATCTGTGCGGAGACAGGAGCTGGGGAAAATAGTAAGGTCTAATGAGAAGATACTATCCATTTTCGAAGATTTAAGATTGGTTCCAGAAACTACTGTGAGCACCAACAACATTGTTCTTCAGAGTCAGGACACAGTCATCCtaacaatcacaaacaattcAACCACGAGCAAAGCCATCTTTAACATTCTATGCGCCGGACAAGCTATGGTAAAGGATGAAGGAGAAGATTCTGACTATAATCCACGAGGCTCCTTTGGTCTGCCACGCTGGCTTGAG gTTTCGCCTGCAGCCGGGATAATACATCCGGAAGGATCCGTGGACGTGAAAGTTCATCACGAAGATTTTCACTCATTGGAGGAACATGTTGACGGCATCCCACAGAATTGGTGGTGCGAAGATACTCGAGATAAAGAAGCAATCCTGATGGTGAACATTCGAGGAAGCTGTTCAACTACATTGACAAGCCACTCTATCAAAGTCCGTCACTGTTTCTCAGCCAGAGTATGCCTCCTTGAGAACAGACCCACAAACCTAACAAAGAACTTAGGCGGTTCACGTCGTTACCCAACAGATATTACCCGTAATGGAAGCACTAGATCAAAAACTGAAGACTCGGTTAAACGAGGTAAAAGCCGGTGA
- the LOC104763487 gene encoding ankyrin repeat-containing protein At5g02620-like, translating into MSSLTTVMEKQESFRGSSMEEQQSLRCVGSENQARKGIPLEKQVSFQAGNAEKHGIKGRALEKQEKPMERQGSFRGFVEKQKSFRIIMERQLSFMNGGSGSERKKKNESPGKRGDSPLHIAARTGNLGKVMELIRDCNSIQDQLKLLLSKQNLEGETPLYTASENGCSLVVEEMLKHMDLDTASIAARNGFDPFHVAAKQGHLEALKKLLETFPNLAMTTDSSCTTALHTAATQGHIDVVNLLLKTNPHLAKIAKNNGKTALHSAARMGHREVVKSLIGNDASIGFRTDKKGQTALHMAVKGQNEGIVLELVKPDPAVLSVENNKGNMPLHVATNKGRTKIVRCLVLFDGINLNAMNKAGDTALDIAEKTGNSELVSVLKEAGAATAKDLGKPQNPAKQLKQTVSDIKHEVQSQLQQSRQTGVRVQKIAKRLKKLHISGLNNAINSATVVAVLIATVAFAAIFTIPGQYEEERTKGPLSLGEARIANKAPFLVFFIFDSLALFISLAVVVVQTSVVVIEQKAKKKLVFVINKLMWLACLFISIAFVSLSFIVVGKEDIWLAICATIIGGTIMLTTIGAMCYCVVMHRIEESKLKSLRKERSKSKSFSLSHMPSESEILNSEFNKRMYAL; encoded by the exons ATGAGTTCTTTGACTACTGTAATGGAGAAGCAAGAGAGTTTTCGAGGTAGTTCCATGGAGGAACAGCAGAGTCTCAGATGCGTTGGTTCAGAGAATCAAGCGAGAAAGGGAATACCTTTGGAGAAGCAAGTTAGTTTCCAAGCTGGGAATGCAGAGAAGCATGGAATCAAAGGGAGAGCATTGGAGAAACAAGAGAAGCCAATGGAGAGGCAGGGAAGCTTCCGTGGGTTCGTTGAGAAGCAGAAAAGCTTCCGGATAATAATGGAGAGACAGTTAAGTTTCATGAATGGTGGTAGTGGTAgtgagaggaaaaagaagaatgagTCACCTGGTAAAAGAGGAGACTCTCCTCTTCACATTGCCGCTCGAACGGGGAATTTGGGAAAGGTTATGGAGTTGATACGAGACTGTAACAGTATCCAAGAtcagttgaagttgttgttgtcaaagCAGAATCTAGAAGGAGAGACTCCTCTCTACACTGCATCAGAAAACGGGTGTTCGTTAGTTGTTGAAGAGATGTTGAAACATATGGATCTTGATACCGCATCAATTGCAGCTAGAAACGGTTTTGATCCTTTCCATGTCGCAGCAAAACAAGGCCATCTTG AGGCGTTGAAGAAACTATTGGAGACATTTCCAAATCTGGCTATGACGACGGATTCATCGTGTACAACTGCATTGCACACGGCTGCTACACAAGGACACATTGATGTGGTGAATCTTCTTTTGAAAACGAATCCTCATTTAGCTAAGATAGCTAAGAACAATGGTAAAACCGCACTTCATTCTGCAGCGCGGATGGGGCACAGAGAAGTGGTTAAGTCCTTGATAGGTAATGATGCAAGTATTGGGTTTAGAACCGATAAAAAGGGACAAACGGCACTTCACATGGCTGTCAAAGGTCAAAACGAAGGGATTGTCCTTGAGTTGGTGAAACCTGACCCTGCGGTTTTGAGTGTTGAGAATAACAAAGGGAATATGCCATTGCACGTTGCCACAAACAAAGGCCGTACTAAG ATAGTTCGATGTTTGGTATTATTTGATGGAATTAACCTCAATGCTATGAATAAGGCTGGAGATACCGCACTTGATATAGCTGAAAAGACTGGAAACTCAGAGCTTGTGTCGGTTCTGAAAGAAGCAGGAGCTGCAACAGCTAAAGATCTTGGGAAGCCTCAAAACCCGGCTAAACAACTTAAGCAAACAGTCAGCGACATTAAACACGAGGTACAGTCTCAGCTCCAACAGTCTCGCCAAACGGGTGTCAGGGTTCAGAAAATCGCAAAGAGACTGAAGAAGCTTCACATAAGCGGTTTAAATAATGCTATAAACTCAGCAACCGTTGTGGCTGTCCTAATTGCAACAGTTGCATTTGCAGCAATCTTCACCATACCTGGGcaatatgaagaagaaagaacaaagggACCGTTGTCGTTAGGAGAAGCCCGCATAGCCAACAAAGCCCCGTTTTTAGTCTTCTTCATATTCGACAGCTTGGCACTGTTCATATCTTTGGCTGTTGTTGTGGTGCAGACTTCGGTTGTGGTGATTGAGCAAAAGGCAAAGAAGAAGCTTGTGTTTGTGATCAACAAGCTCATGTGGTTGGCCTGTTTGTTCATATCCATtgcatttgtttctctttcatttATCGTTGTGGGTAAGGAGGACATTTGGCTGGCGATTTGTGCAACGATTATAGGCGGGACGATTATGCTAACAACGATAGGTGCAATGTGCTACTGTGTGGTCATGCATAGGATTGAGGAATCTAAACTGAAAAGCTtaaggaaagagagaagcaaATCGAAATCTTTCTCATTGTCTCATATGCCTTCAGAGTCAGAGATTCTCAATAGTGAATTCAACAAGAGAATGTATGCACTCTGA